The Vanessa atalanta chromosome 2, ilVanAtal1.2, whole genome shotgun sequence DNA window TTGATGAGACGGAAATTAGATTCTGAGAATTTAGGAATCATTTTATTGAGTGCATTCATGGACGAATTCTTTCCCGGTTGTGAGCGTGGTGCACCTGATACTTTCACACTACACCACTACAATGGACTCTCTCGCAGTAATCCAGGGGGTAGAGTGGTTTACCGCACTGGTCGTGCAGCACTGCTTGAGTGTCCAATGCGAGCTGCAACTACTGATCCCATGTTGACATGCTTGCAAACCAAATGGCCAAGTATTGACGTGGTTTGGGATGAAGGTCAATCGCCCTCTCTTAATTAGCACACACTACACTACATAGTGTGCTCAGAACTTATACTGTGACAGAGTGAGGAGAGTTAACATAAAATGTATCTTAAAATATGTTGCAGAAAATTCCATtactttatgtattaatttatgtatagaaattgtattgaataatttcaaGGCCTTTGCAGATAACATACATTATCATGGTCAgctatttttcataaatttgataatttttaacatgGAAATAATTGCTATCATTGTGATGTTCCATTAGGTTTAGTTGCACATGCACAACTATAATAATAGGACAATCCATAAGCAATGAAGAACATCCCAAATTAAAGTTGCAAGCCTTTTAAGTTGAAaagtttcaaaatgtattttatttaagagctGTGATCAGGATCACATTTTCTATATTCTTccttgaaaatttaaaactgtagttcacaattttaagtaataaaaagaattttaaacaaaaaattacaaacttcCTCTTtgcttaaaaattacaatacacaTTAAAGGTCTATGTTGCAATTACTTGTttcgttacaaatatttatttctatgattTGTATTACACATCTTAACTTTAATGATGAAGTAATAACATAGAGTAATGttctaaaatttcatttcatataatattttcattggtACTTTTCATTGTTTAATCTTGCGTATGCAAGCACACATTATGCACGTAGTTGGTTTTTGCACAAAACATTGTCTCTAATAACTCCTccactaatatattatatgccaGCATTACATTATTTGATAAAGTATTGAAATGTACCCAAATATGTatggtacttttttatattgttattaattttgtttttatattatattaaatactgcaAACTTGAGTGATGCAAATGTTTTTTAAgacttatgtattaatataaaattaaaacatttgaccaaagttttcataattttaccATAATAATGGTATTCAGAATTTcagttaagaatattataatttggaaTTCTTAGTAAATATGTCTGTATATAACTATTTAGTACAAATATTCTATATCAGATTCATGTCAAATAGCTGTGCACATGTATAACAACAAAGATTATATTGGAAAGATAATTTTCAGTTAGTCGTAAATAATAGTGGAACATGCTTTTTTAATTACAGCctgcgttttattttattgatgatgatgattgaaTTTGCatctttattagtaatattttatatttactaagtatCTGCAGCTTATATTTAGATAAGGCACAGTTGCCTGTGGTGacaaatttcaatcaaaattaatttatatactatttctttaatgaaaaattatatttttttataaataaattggtattaTCTCtactgtttaatattaaaaaaaaagtatattcgcatttaaaacaaaattataattatgagctCAACTTTAATCCTGATGTTACGAATTGAGTTGCAAAtgcctaatattattattatttatagttaaatatatctcAACATACTGGTAAAGTTAAGACATAAATATCTTGTTTGACACAATATTTGGTGTTTATAGTTTATCTGAAGGAAAAAGgcatcagggccggatctatcATATGACTTTTTGGGCTTCGGCCCaaggccccgtggattcaagggggccccaactaagtcaagtcaaagtcaaaaatagacaataatgagaaagaatccataactttattaaattaagcatatCATATGGTTTGCAGctctgcgagtcctgcaattaatcaaacccattccattaatttaattcaagtctacgttcagatatgtcttaatTGGGCCTCTAAGTAGTGTTAACCCAGGGCCCCTTTCAAAGAAATTAGTGTACAGCGAATTTATAACTGGAAAGCATTCAGCTTGAAACTATCATAACTCTGAGGTTCTTCTAATAATTTCCTGACCAAAAACCTGAAATGACTTAAGACTCGAATTtaggatttaaatattatagtatattatattataaataatatagtatgtaaatattttaattttgaagcattaggaaaaattaaacattctatacaattttatggtaattttttataaggatACAAAtccgaaaaaatattattaaaataaagaaaatattctaaGCTTTGTCTCGaaattaaaattgcttttaaatatttttattccgtcaggaatttttagaaatattttcagCAAGCTATAAGTTCAGACTGTGTTCAGTTCAAAAAAcctattatgataaatatacaatgtttttGAAAAAGAATATGATAAGTGTTAGCGTTAACAATTGCCATGACGATTTCTCACATTAATcgatatagaataaataaaaaagaaaatcggtacgtggatttaaatgttttcatatcTGCccattattcatataataccaacgttatttgctaaatattaaataataacaagataGCTTTTATATgagttaattttgaaatttagttAAATCTTTGAATTTTATCAAAGAAGTTACGTATTATGTGTACAGCACTCTGTAATCGGCACTGCACCGTTTGACAGCTCTGCACTGAGTTAGTCTACAGAAATTATTGAGTTATTGACAAACAGAAAATAGACTGAAACACCGGCGTCGGGTTGAGCCTGAAACATCAACAGTATAAACttaaacgtttattattattttttttaattaataccatTAAGAGAAATTCAAATGATTCGTGAAGAATGTGACTTTCATAAATATGTGACAACTACTTACGATCCCATAAAAATTGGATCTATAGATGGTTTGtatacaatttgtatttttttttgtctatttatagtctttatataacttttattataaatgtagaagcaattttaaaacaataaatgtgtCTGACTCGAGTAATATGCATTcctttcttaaattatttcaaaactacTATTGCTAATCCTtagtttaatgtaaaatattaaaatgttttttttttttcgcataaAATCTTGCTTCGCAATTTTAGGTACAGATACTGAACCACACGATCGTGCTATTTTAAGAGCTTTACAATCAGAGTATGTCCCTAATAAACAAGTCAAGGGAGACCCTGATCATACTATTTTTATTGCACGTCTTAACCCAAGAACAACACAAGTAAGTTACGCGACTCAATTTTTTAATGAGTTCTATTATTGGACAATACAGTAAAGGCTTTATTTTCAGGACACAGTTTTAACAGAGTTCTCAAAATTCGGAAAAGTAATTAATTGTCGCTTGGTTAGAGACATAGTTACTGGTAAATCTAAACAATATGCTTTTGTAGAGTATGAAAGTATATCAACCTTGGATCGAGTGTTACGCGAGATGCATAAAGAATATATAGATGGCAGTGAGATTATAGTTGAGAGAGAGGCCGAGAGAAGACTAAAAGGTTGGCGACCGAGGAGGCTTGGTGGGGGCTTTGGAGGACGAAAAGAATCTGGCCAGTTAAGGTTTGGCTGCAGAGACAGACCATTTAGAAAACCCatattaatcaatcaaaaatgatttaaatgtgaagtggtgaaatttagaataatatataattaaaatatacatgtttccaaaaataaaatgtgtacaCCCTTAACAAACTGTAAAATGAAATCTATGTGGTCATGTCTTATTGCTACAATATaatgaagaaaattaataatgtaatatttttaaataatgactaaTGATTGTTATAAGGAGTTTAAAGGATGGTGCAAATCATTCACAAGAACTGAGACTTATTTGTCAGCACTACAACTTGTACTTCTTGTAGTGTTTATCCTGAGTTTCACATTTACCATTCTTCACTTTGttgcttgttttaaaaataaagaggtGAGTAAAGTAAAGGAAGAGAGTAAAATAGGTATAAGTGTTACCATACCTGAAGAACcaacatattcatatatattcacATCCACGAAACATCTCACAAGTCAAACTCAACATGTCACAAGTCAAACTCAAACATTGCCAAAGGATATAGAATGTACTTGGACGCCATCCATAAAAACAACTGCTGTTACACATTACTATGATAGTGATTTGATAATCAATAAGCCTGATAAAACTCCAAAATCTGGTAGCAGTGATCTGAAACCATCGCAACAATCATGGGCCCCCTCAGACTTTTCCACTGAAGACAATACAGAGAAGTCATATGATGGAGAATATGTAGATGAAGTGAAGAAAGGTTACCTTTTAGCACTTGTAAAGATTAAGCCTCCACGAGATATTACATTTGGATGCATATTAACAGTTATTGCTCAAAGTTGGACTTTAACTGCTGCAAGTTGCATAGAAGCCATAGAGGAGGTGGATTCCTTAGACTCTTTTGTTATAGTAAGAGGTTTCAATGAAAaagatgaagaaaatatttatatagtgtcTGACATACTGATACATCCACAATATCAAGGTGTGAACGCAACATATGATCTCGCTGCTTTAAAATCTGAAGAAAATATTGCAAAGGAGATTGATCAAATCGTAATACTACCAACTATGGTGGACTATTTTTCAGTTACAATCGGTGAGACCCTATCCATTCTGGGTTATGGAAAATATAggtaattatagtaatattgttcgatatatttaaatgaagcattaattcattacattaagaaaataaacatttatttgaacCTGCCATTTTCACCCTAGATTCGGATAGTCTACGAGTTCATTGTTAACACGTGACTAATTAGCATGAATATACTCTTTCCAGAAATTTAGACATAGATCCTCGGTCTCGACGCGTGCGCTCGGTGCGGGTGTACCGGCTGCCGGCGCAGCAGTGCGCGCGCGGTGAGGCGTGGGCGCTGCGGCACCTGTGGGGCGCGCGGGGAGAGCGGCGCTCGGCGTGCGGGGCGGGCCCGCTGTGCGCCGGCGCGCTgcgggcgcgcgcgcggccGTGCCACTACTGCGCGGGCGCGCCGCTGCTGCGCCGCCGCGTGCTGCTGGGCGTCATGAGCGACAACCCGCAGTGCGGCTCCGCCTGCGAGCCGGCGCTCTACGTCAACTTGGCGCTCCTCCGGGGCTGGCTCGACTCCGTTATACATTCTGATTGATTTTATGCACCGGTACCGACTCGATACCGACTCTGTGCGTTGCTATGTTCTCGTGGACGGAACGTCTCGTTCGGCGCCTATTGTTTGTATgtgttaaaaaagaataaaattgacgcatgtcatttttgaagtcacttcgttttctttattaacctttgtttttaataatggctATGACCAAAGGTCTGCTCGTGTGCTCGTTGCTGATGGGGCTGTTCGTGGTTGGCACTATTGCTGTGTCGGTTTTGCAATTTCTGACCGCCACGGATAATGAAGACGACCAAGATAGTTTCAATATTTGACATGTGACCGTTCCTTAAGGATAgacttcaatatatatttttaaacaaaattacgtatttctaaaaaaataaattacaatttgtttgtatattcgTCATGttgcaactaaaaaaaaatgcaaattttatgttaatatattcaaataataactttttcccTTAATTTGCTCAACGCATGAACGTGAACGGACGAGAAAGTGGAATGTAGTGAAATAAAACAACTCACATTACGTTAAATTCCACTATATTAATAAACCTctcgataca harbors:
- the LOC125070356 gene encoding U11/U12 small nuclear ribonucleoprotein 35 kDa protein-like, whose protein sequence is MIREECDFHKYVTTTYDPIKIGSIDGTDTEPHDRAILRALQSEYVPNKQVKGDPDHTIFIARLNPRTTQDTVLTEFSKFGKVINCRLVRDIVTGKSKQYAFVEYESISTLDRVLREMHKEYIDGSEIIVEREAERRLKGWRPRRLGGGFGGRKESGQLRFGCRDRPFRKPILINQK
- the LOC125070349 gene encoding serine protease 27-like — protein: MTNDCYKEFKGWCKSFTRTETYLSALQLVLLVVFILSFTFTILHFVACFKNKEVSKVKEESKIGISVTIPEEPTYSYIFTSTKHLTSQTQHVTSQTQTLPKDIECTWTPSIKTTAVTHYYDSDLIINKPDKTPKSGSSDLKPSQQSWAPSDFSTEDNTEKSYDGEYVDEVKKGYLLALVKIKPPRDITFGCILTVIAQSWTLTAASCIEAIEEVDSLDSFVIVRGFNEKDEENIYIVSDILIHPQYQGVNATYDLAALKSEENIAKEIDQIVILPTMVDYFSVTIGETLSILGYGKYRNLDIDPRSRRVRSVRVYRLPAQQCARGEAWALRHLWGARGERRSACGAGPLCAGALRARARPCHYCAGAPLLRRRVLLGVMSDNPQCGSACEPALYVNLALLRGWLDSVIHSD